A genomic window from Lotus japonicus ecotype B-129 chromosome 1, LjGifu_v1.2 includes:
- the LOC130728914 gene encoding epsin-3-like, giving the protein MSSPLIHEIKGQAFRFLKEKIKTARLVLTDVTPVQLMTEEATDENPWPPDTRTMRIISHAAFEVDEYERIVHILHHRLSKFDKGYWRASYKTLILLEHLLTHGPKRVSEEFQSDHINVIEEIGKLQYVDEKGFNWGLCVRRLSQRILKLLANKDFLKEERERARHLSHGIQGFGSFNQRSSAINERLHDTPSKIYGRCNSDYGEKYEDFTILEKKLENNSNSGEDIEEQHPFVDQEKLTTTSLLSV; this is encoded by the exons ATGAGCTCTCCTCTCATCCATGAAATCAAAGGACAAGCTTTTCGATTCTTGAAGGAGAAGATCAAAACTGCAAGGCTAGTTCTGACAGATGTTACTCCAGTCCAATT AATGACTGAAGAAGCTACAGACGAGAATCCATGGCCACCAGACACACGTACCATGAGAATAATATCGCATGCTGCCTTTGAAGTCGATGAATATGAGAGAATTGTGCATATTTTACATCACAG GTTGTCCAAATTTGATAAAGGGTATTGGAGAGCCTCATATAAGACTCTAATTTTATTGGAACATCTTCTAACTCATGGACCTAAGAGAGTCTCTGAAGAGTTTCAAAGTGATCATATAAATGTTATTGAAGAGATTGGAAAACTTCAATATGTTGATGAGAAAGG GTTCAACTGGGGTTTGTGTGTAAGAAGATTGTCACAAAGAATACTAAAGCTCTTGGCAAACAAGGATTTTctcaaagaagaaagagaaagagctCGTCATCTTTCACATGGGATCCAAGGTTTTGGAAGTTTTAACCAACGAAGCTCAGCAATAAATGAAAGGTTACATGACACACCTTCTAAGATATATGGAAGATGTAATTCTGACTATGGTGAAAAATATGAAGATTTCACAATCTTAGAAAAGAAACTCGAAAATAATTCAAATTCAGGAGAAGACATAGAAGAGCAACACCCCTTTGTTGACCAAGAGAAGCTGACTACAACATCACTGCTTTCTGTATAA